One genomic region from Haloferax litoreum encodes:
- a CDS encoding TIGR00341 family protein, with protein sequence MRLVQVLIPEGTRESVLSTLDEQGIDYAVFEEVGRGDFEAMVQFPVPPSGVETVMDELTEAGIREDTYTIVLPTETVVSQRLSALVERFPGLRISREELYARAQDLAPANSTFFAFLILSTIIATTGLLLDSAATIIGAMVVAPLMGPAISASVGTILNDQQMTRRGVMLQVTGLLAAIATGAVMGFLLQQTILIPPQLDITSIPQVAERTSPNFLSLFLALGSGLAGSISIIRGSGSTLVGVAIAVALVPPAATSGLGIAFGLPGVAIAAAVLVLVNLLAINLSALILLYLSGFKPLEAGKYEGVKSSLFSRIAVIAVGIAVLSLVLGAVTFTTFQTQSFERQVQNEFQAGFEEADLPGVELVSVSVTYEPVDILLGNEPQVNVLIAVPRDQEIPPDLAQRWDDQLTAEFDRDVYVRVGFVEAQLSEREEPTPPLGWPSLTDRSGSHLRYPGTIRG encoded by the coding sequence ATGCGTCTCGTTCAGGTGTTGATACCCGAAGGAACCCGAGAGAGCGTTCTCTCGACACTCGATGAACAGGGTATCGACTACGCGGTTTTTGAGGAGGTTGGTCGGGGTGACTTCGAAGCGATGGTCCAGTTCCCCGTCCCACCCAGTGGTGTCGAAACGGTGATGGACGAACTCACCGAAGCGGGGATTCGGGAGGACACGTATACAATCGTCCTCCCGACCGAAACGGTTGTCTCACAGCGACTCTCGGCACTCGTCGAGCGGTTCCCCGGTCTTCGGATTTCCCGTGAAGAACTGTACGCGCGGGCTCAGGACCTTGCACCGGCTAATTCGACGTTCTTCGCGTTTCTGATTTTGAGTACGATTATCGCAACCACGGGTCTGTTACTCGACTCAGCAGCGACAATCATCGGTGCGATGGTCGTCGCACCGCTGATGGGCCCTGCCATCTCTGCGAGTGTCGGCACCATCCTCAACGACCAGCAGATGACTCGCCGTGGCGTGATGCTTCAGGTGACAGGTCTGCTCGCCGCGATTGCGACAGGTGCGGTTATGGGCTTCCTCCTCCAGCAAACGATTCTCATTCCCCCCCAACTCGATATCACGTCGATTCCACAGGTCGCCGAGCGAACCAGTCCGAACTTCTTGTCGCTCTTCCTCGCTCTCGGGTCCGGTCTCGCCGGGAGTATCAGTATCATCCGGGGTTCTGGGTCGACACTCGTTGGGGTCGCTATCGCAGTCGCACTCGTCCCGCCAGCAGCGACGTCTGGCCTCGGAATCGCGTTTGGGTTGCCCGGTGTCGCGATAGCGGCTGCTGTCTTGGTTCTCGTCAACCTGCTCGCAATTAATCTGTCTGCACTCATCCTCCTCTACCTTTCCGGGTTCAAACCGCTCGAAGCCGGGAAGTACGAAGGGGTCAAGTCGTCGCTGTTCAGTCGGATTGCCGTCATCGCAGTCGGCATCGCAGTCCTCTCTCTCGTCCTCGGGGCGGTCACCTTCACCACCTTCCAGACGCAGTCGTTCGAACGACAAGTGCAAAACGAATTCCAAGCGGGATTCGAAGAAGCCGACCTCCCGGGTGTCGAACTCGTGAGTGTCTCCGTCACCTACGAACCGGTGGACATACTCCTCGGGAACGAACCGCAGGTCAACGTTCTCATCGCCGTCCCGCGTGACCAAGAGATTCCACCTGACCTCGCACAACGGTGGGACGACCAACTGACCGCGGAGTTCGACCGTGACGTGTACGTTCGTGTCGGATTCGTCGAAGCACAACTCTCGGAGCGTGAAGAGCCAACCCCGCCACTCGGGTGGCCGTCACTCACTGACCGTTCCGGCAGTCACCTTCGGTACCCGGGGACCATCCGTGGGTGA
- a CDS encoding AI-2E family transporter, giving the protein MTRRVVDLRLSRERAGLWALTVLLFGLVIYVTWRYVGTFVLGLFLYYVTRPVHARISHRVPSRTLSVTLALVSVAIPVLVLVVWTISVAVRGLRDLLGRDLTAEPIPGVDSIPSFPELLAVSESTLRALLTDPGTLLANGIGQRLLDLLSTISGSLAVVVNVGLHLFIALILVFFLLRDDYRIAAWARSTFMSDDSVLESYLEAVDRDLTQVYFGNILNAVLTGALGAATYSALNLVAPATVRIPEPALFGLLTGVGSLIPVIGIKVVWVPLALLLLVDALLTDPSALWFVVLFAVVSVVIVDTLPDQLLRPYVSGRSLHVGAVMLAYTIGPLLFGWYGVFLGPLLLIVVVECARHIVPEIVGRPRATGDFLSEPTDGVESEDESEPELGSDDAGHSPQSGGVDDDKDGSVPSD; this is encoded by the coding sequence ATGACTCGGCGAGTCGTCGACTTGCGACTCTCTCGGGAACGGGCGGGACTGTGGGCGCTGACGGTGCTCCTCTTCGGACTCGTCATCTACGTCACGTGGCGGTACGTTGGAACGTTCGTCCTCGGGTTGTTCCTCTACTACGTGACCCGGCCGGTTCACGCCCGAATCAGCCACCGTGTCCCTTCACGAACGCTCTCGGTGACGTTGGCCCTCGTGAGCGTGGCGATTCCCGTGTTGGTCCTCGTGGTGTGGACTATCTCTGTCGCGGTTCGCGGACTACGTGACCTCCTCGGACGGGACTTGACTGCCGAACCGATTCCCGGCGTCGACTCGATACCGTCGTTCCCGGAACTGCTCGCCGTCTCAGAGTCCACGCTTCGCGCCTTACTCACCGACCCTGGGACGTTGTTGGCGAACGGAATCGGCCAGCGACTCTTGGACCTTCTCAGCACCATCTCTGGGTCGCTCGCCGTCGTCGTGAACGTCGGCTTGCACCTGTTTATCGCACTCATCTTGGTGTTCTTCCTGCTCCGTGACGATTACCGAATCGCCGCGTGGGCGCGTTCGACGTTCATGAGTGACGACAGCGTGCTCGAATCGTACCTCGAAGCGGTAGACCGTGACCTCACGCAGGTCTACTTCGGAAACATCCTCAACGCCGTGCTCACTGGTGCGCTGGGTGCTGCAACCTACAGCGCACTCAACCTCGTCGCGCCAGCGACGGTCCGAATCCCCGAACCAGCACTGTTCGGTCTCTTGACCGGTGTCGGAAGCCTCATTCCCGTCATCGGTATCAAAGTCGTCTGGGTCCCACTCGCGTTGTTGCTGCTCGTCGACGCCCTCCTCACCGACCCGTCGGCACTCTGGTTCGTCGTCCTCTTCGCCGTCGTCTCTGTCGTCATCGTCGATACGCTTCCCGACCAACTCCTGCGACCGTACGTCTCAGGGCGGTCCCTCCACGTCGGTGCAGTCATGTTAGCGTACACGATTGGTCCACTCCTCTTTGGATGGTACGGTGTCTTCTTGGGACCACTGCTACTCATCGTCGTGGTGGAGTGCGCTCGGCACATCGTCCCGGAGATAGTCGGTAGACCGAGGGCGACAGGAGACTTCCTCTCGGAACCTACCGACGGAGTCGAATCTGAAGACGAGTCTGAACCCGAACTCGGGAGTGACGACGCCGGCCACTCTCCTCAGTCTGGGGGTGTGGACGACGACAAAGACGGGTCTGTCCCCTCCGACTGA
- a CDS encoding DUF1269 domain-containing protein — translation MEGAKGARDKLYDLQKQELIKLDDAAIVVRKENGKTKVDQAVSLVGTGALGGAFWGMLIGLLFLAPWLGLAVGAVTGALSGKFADYGIDDDFIKEVGDTIEPGHSALFLLVRESQSERVVPELEALAPKVLQTNLSPEQEDALREAFGQEPTAA, via the coding sequence ATGGAGGGTGCCAAGGGCGCCCGTGACAAGTTGTACGACCTACAGAAACAAGAGCTAATCAAACTCGACGACGCTGCCATCGTCGTGCGTAAAGAAAACGGGAAGACGAAAGTCGACCAGGCGGTGAGCCTCGTCGGAACTGGTGCACTCGGTGGTGCGTTCTGGGGGATGCTCATCGGGCTCCTGTTCCTCGCACCGTGGCTTGGATTGGCCGTCGGTGCAGTGACCGGGGCGCTCTCCGGGAAGTTCGCCGATTACGGTATCGACGACGATTTCATCAAAGAGGTTGGCGACACTATCGAGCCCGGCCACTCCGCGTTGTTCTTGCTCGTCCGCGAATCTCAGAGCGAACGCGTCGTCCCAGAACTCGAAGCACTCGCACCAAAGGTTCTCCAGACGAACCTCTCTCCCGAACAGGAAGACGCTCTCCGTGAAGCGTTCGGCCAAGAACCGACTGCCGCCTGA
- a CDS encoding HdeD family acid-resistance protein: MSTTPEASGPADSASNTIQTNWRWIAAAGAIIAVIGLLAVLAPFVTGISISFLIGVFLVVSGFLHFIGIFRARNWTGAIWELVLGVVTLAAGIILLLNPVFGLVTLTLLVIAYLLVSGVVEIAMGIRLRGEPNWFLSIASGAIGLLLGVMLWAGLPSTAVWAVGLLFGINLLVSGVSMALLAYSARNVTAAAEFEQAAEAGGV; the protein is encoded by the coding sequence ATGAGTACGACACCAGAAGCCTCGGGTCCGGCCGACTCCGCATCGAACACGATTCAGACAAACTGGCGGTGGATTGCTGCCGCAGGAGCCATCATCGCCGTCATCGGCCTACTCGCGGTACTCGCACCGTTCGTCACTGGCATCTCGATATCGTTCCTCATCGGCGTCTTCCTCGTCGTGAGCGGGTTCCTCCACTTCATCGGGATATTCAGAGCGAGAAACTGGACGGGGGCCATCTGGGAACTCGTTCTCGGTGTCGTGACCCTCGCTGCCGGGATAATTCTCCTGCTCAATCCGGTCTTCGGCCTCGTCACGCTGACGCTCCTCGTCATCGCCTACCTACTCGTGAGCGGTGTGGTGGAAATTGCGATGGGGATTCGTCTCCGCGGCGAACCGAACTGGTTCCTGAGCATCGCGAGCGGTGCAATCGGTCTGCTCTTGGGTGTGATGCTCTGGGCCGGACTCCCATCGACCGCAGTGTGGGCGGTTGGTCTGCTGTTCGGCATCAACCTCCTCGTGAGCGGTGTCTCGATGGCACTCCTCGCCTACAGCGCCCGCAACGTGACAGCTGCTGCCGAGTTCGAACAGGCCGCAGAAGCAGGTGGCGTCTAA
- a CDS encoding antibiotic ABC transporter permease: protein MSQNGSLLSASEHPQTSVQEPAVEFGGQPLTQILSDTLEYARTRDYKGWDYGDGMSSKLLRALPFENKWVNLAVQEMVKRPPINVRPLFLVEQRRNYKGTALFTIANLNYHHYTQAMGEQTSVDYLDEARRLADWLIENRSIGYHGFCGGHKHEIQHLEQKGVPNDPDVVSTSFAVKALLTASPYDPVYAPVARTASDFVVEDLDYREVDGGAKINYHMNHPDTYYTLNSGALGARLLVDIYAHYGDESDLERATAILDFIADQQADIGGWTYRVPASSSHLSMDNHHNGFILDAFLRYKHVCDSSRYDETIERGLAFYRTVLFDADGAPNWDESKSYPRDIHAAATAIAVFTAAGDLEMASRIIEWTIENLYAGDGRFYYRKHKFYTVKTTLMRWAQAWMAYAMSEYLNAVARTDGYQLGVDAPMYVPPKS, encoded by the coding sequence ATGTCGCAGAATGGCTCACTTCTCTCCGCTTCCGAACACCCACAGACGAGTGTGCAAGAACCTGCCGTGGAGTTCGGCGGGCAACCACTCACACAGATTCTCTCGGACACCCTCGAATACGCACGTACCCGAGATTACAAGGGGTGGGATTACGGCGATGGGATGAGCAGCAAACTGCTTCGAGCACTTCCGTTCGAAAACAAGTGGGTCAACCTCGCCGTCCAAGAGATGGTCAAACGTCCGCCAATCAACGTCCGGCCGTTGTTCCTCGTCGAACAACGTCGAAACTACAAGGGGACTGCACTGTTCACGATTGCGAATCTGAACTACCACCACTACACGCAGGCGATGGGTGAGCAGACGAGCGTAGACTACCTCGACGAAGCGAGACGCCTCGCTGATTGGCTCATCGAGAATCGGAGCATCGGTTACCACGGGTTCTGTGGTGGCCACAAACACGAGATTCAACATCTGGAACAGAAGGGCGTCCCCAACGACCCAGACGTCGTCTCGACGTCGTTCGCGGTGAAGGCACTCCTCACAGCGTCTCCGTACGACCCGGTGTACGCTCCCGTCGCGCGAACGGCCTCGGACTTCGTCGTCGAGGACCTCGACTACAGAGAGGTCGATGGCGGCGCGAAGATAAACTACCACATGAACCACCCCGACACGTACTATACACTCAACTCGGGTGCACTCGGGGCACGACTCCTCGTGGATATCTACGCACACTACGGAGACGAGTCGGACCTCGAACGAGCGACGGCAATTCTCGACTTCATCGCCGACCAGCAGGCCGATATCGGTGGCTGGACCTACCGCGTGCCGGCGTCGAGTTCGCACCTCTCGATGGACAACCACCACAACGGGTTCATCCTCGACGCGTTCCTCCGGTACAAGCACGTCTGTGACTCGTCGCGGTACGACGAGACCATCGAACGTGGACTCGCGTTCTATCGGACTGTCCTCTTCGACGCCGACGGTGCGCCAAACTGGGACGAGTCGAAGTCGTACCCGCGTGACATCCACGCCGCGGCGACTGCCATCGCTGTCTTCACCGCTGCGGGTGACCTGGAGATGGCTTCCAGAATCATCGAGTGGACCATCGAGAACCTCTATGCGGGTGATGGACGATTCTACTACCGGAAGCACAAGTTCTACACAGTCAAGACGACGCTGATGCGCTGGGCACAAGCCTGGATGGCGTACGCGATGTCCGAGTACCTGAATGCTGTCGCACGCACCGATGGCTACCAACTGGGTGTGGACGCCCCCATGTACGTGCCTCCAAAATCGTAG
- a CDS encoding alkaline phosphatase family protein codes for MKTLLVGLDSACLPVLQPLFDDGELPTLRRIFSSGVHGPLESQIPPWTASAWPSVYTGMNPGKHGVFDFLSFDGYEWSVVNGSHLRERTLWELLDYHGFSSVVVNAPVTHPCRPFDGALIPGYTAPENPQGHPVGIVDDVRDAIGAYRVYPRDPSPTDASPSERYCELIRMRGDAFKYLVDRFDPDFGFIQFQQTDTVFHERPGDLESVRDIYAEVDRQLEAILDAYQPENVLVVSDHGMGEYTGYEFRVNEFLRQHGFVKSVNGGQGMPTWATVRDAKLRAGIEAQSVEESLPARAMQFVARTGLTSQRIGGFLERIGLDEFVANRVSSDVISAGTQQVDFEHSIAFMRSRTELGIRINLEGREPNGVVPQSEYESTREVLIDLLRDVTGPDGRPVFDDVSPREQYLFGPRDDDAVDIVLVPRAFDQFLSAMLDDDVFGEPSEPWNHKLNGIVAAIGTNVDTDVSLDGAHLFDIAPTVLATFGIEADEQMDGSVLPFVDPVGRRSYPALDTQPVDTTTDSRVEERLANLGYIE; via the coding sequence ATGAAAACGCTGCTCGTTGGACTCGACTCGGCGTGTCTCCCGGTCTTACAACCACTCTTCGACGACGGTGAACTGCCGACGCTCCGCAGGATATTTTCGTCCGGCGTTCACGGTCCACTCGAATCCCAGATTCCACCATGGACGGCCAGTGCGTGGCCATCGGTGTACACCGGGATGAATCCCGGCAAACACGGAGTGTTCGACTTCCTCTCTTTCGATGGCTACGAGTGGAGCGTCGTCAACGGCAGCCATCTCAGAGAACGAACGTTGTGGGAACTGTTAGATTATCACGGGTTTTCGAGCGTCGTCGTCAACGCACCGGTGACACACCCATGTCGACCCTTCGATGGTGCCCTCATCCCGGGCTACACGGCACCGGAGAACCCACAGGGTCACCCTGTTGGTATCGTAGACGACGTTCGCGACGCAATCGGAGCGTACCGTGTGTACCCACGTGACCCCTCACCGACCGACGCCTCACCGAGCGAGCGGTACTGTGAACTAATTCGCATGCGTGGAGACGCATTCAAGTACCTCGTCGACCGCTTCGACCCGGACTTCGGATTCATCCAGTTCCAACAGACGGACACCGTCTTCCACGAACGACCCGGTGACCTCGAATCGGTTCGCGACATCTACGCCGAAGTCGACCGACAACTCGAAGCCATCCTCGACGCCTATCAGCCCGAGAACGTACTCGTCGTCAGCGACCACGGCATGGGTGAGTACACAGGCTACGAGTTCCGCGTCAACGAGTTCCTCCGTCAGCACGGGTTCGTCAAGTCCGTCAACGGTGGCCAAGGAATGCCGACGTGGGCGACGGTTCGAGACGCAAAACTCAGAGCGGGCATCGAAGCACAATCCGTCGAAGAGAGCCTCCCCGCCAGAGCGATGCAGTTTGTCGCCCGAACCGGCCTCACGAGTCAACGTATCGGAGGGTTCCTCGAACGAATCGGTCTCGACGAGTTCGTCGCGAACCGAGTCAGTTCCGACGTCATCAGCGCCGGTACCCAGCAGGTCGACTTCGAGCACTCTATCGCCTTCATGCGTTCGCGGACGGAACTCGGAATTCGAATCAACCTCGAAGGACGCGAACCGAACGGTGTCGTCCCGCAATCCGAGTACGAGTCGACCCGAGAGGTACTCATCGACTTGCTTCGAGACGTCACTGGCCCCGATGGGAGACCGGTGTTCGACGACGTCTCTCCCCGCGAGCAGTACCTCTTCGGCCCCAGAGACGACGATGCCGTCGACATCGTCCTCGTCCCGCGAGCGTTCGACCAATTCCTCTCTGCGATGCTCGACGACGACGTGTTCGGTGAGCCATCGGAACCGTGGAATCACAAACTGAACGGCATCGTCGCAGCAATCGGAACCAATGTCGACACGGACGTGTCCCTCGATGGGGCCCACCTGTTCGATATCGCACCGACGGTCCTCGCGACGTTCGGTATCGAAGCGGACGAACAAATGGATGGGAGCGTCCTCCCATTCGTCGACCCAGTTGGGAGACGGTCGTACCCAGCACTCGACACCCAGCCAGTCGACACGACGACAGACAGTCGAGTCGAAGAGCGACTCGCCAACCTCGGCTACATCGAGTAG
- a CDS encoding lipid II:glycine glycyltransferase FemX, giving the protein MSIEIRYASQDDIHQWDQYVAQSPHGNLFHQYAALEVQAKHSGSELYPLIGFKGQEVVGLFPLFKISKGPINTVFSPPPELRVAYLGPVLLNMDHMKQRKRESRHHEFIDSCFEWVQNEIRPQYTHIRLDGDYDDLRAFSWNDFSISPSYTYHVDLTEGEDDVLMNFSSDARSNIRNAPEESYTIEEGGLSEIDRIIEQVSDRYEDQGVSFHTTAEFVKDLYTNLPEGQIRPYTLRVDGDFIGGILVTDYKDMVSRWQGGVRTDIDVDIATNDLLDWQIMCDAMDRGRATYDLVGADNRRINRYKSKFNPSLHPFYSLERSEAGMGKLAHIYKTLRQRA; this is encoded by the coding sequence ATGAGTATCGAAATCCGGTATGCATCCCAAGACGACATCCATCAGTGGGACCAGTACGTCGCGCAGTCACCACACGGAAATCTATTTCATCAGTACGCAGCGCTCGAAGTTCAAGCGAAGCACTCTGGTTCGGAGTTGTATCCACTCATCGGGTTCAAAGGTCAGGAGGTAGTCGGTCTCTTTCCGCTCTTCAAAATCTCGAAGGGGCCAATCAACACGGTGTTCTCACCGCCCCCCGAACTCCGCGTCGCGTATCTCGGACCCGTCTTGCTCAACATGGACCACATGAAACAGCGAAAACGCGAGAGCAGACACCACGAGTTCATCGACAGTTGTTTCGAGTGGGTCCAAAACGAAATCCGACCGCAGTACACCCACATCCGTCTCGACGGGGACTACGACGACCTCAGGGCGTTCTCGTGGAACGATTTCTCCATCTCCCCTTCGTACACGTACCACGTGGACCTCACCGAGGGCGAAGACGACGTGCTGATGAACTTCAGCAGCGACGCCCGGTCGAACATCCGAAACGCCCCTGAAGAGTCGTACACCATCGAAGAAGGCGGTCTCAGTGAAATCGACCGCATCATCGAACAGGTTTCGGACCGATACGAAGACCAAGGTGTGTCGTTCCACACGACTGCCGAGTTCGTGAAAGACCTCTACACGAACCTCCCAGAGGGACAAATCCGACCCTACACGCTCCGAGTGGACGGCGACTTCATCGGTGGGATTCTGGTGACAGATTACAAAGACATGGTGTCTCGGTGGCAAGGGGGCGTTCGAACCGACATCGACGTCGACATCGCGACCAACGACCTCCTCGACTGGCAGATTATGTGCGACGCGATGGACCGGGGCCGAGCGACCTACGACCTCGTCGGTGCAGACAACCGCCGCATCAACCGATACAAGTCGAAGTTCAACCCATCTCTCCACCCCTTCTACAGTCTCGAACGCAGTGAGGCGGGGATGGGGAAACTCGCACACATCTACAAAACCCTCCGTCAGCGTGCGTAA
- a CDS encoding winged helix-turn-helix domain-containing protein, producing the protein MASKQDGQSDTNDNINWDMVSYAISSQYRLTVLERLAEGPATPTRIASDTDRHVANISRSIQRLRKRGQVELLVPEDRKKGRVYGLTKEGEQSWDVIQSQDLA; encoded by the coding sequence ATGGCTAGTAAGCAAGACGGACAATCTGATACGAACGACAACATCAATTGGGACATGGTCAGCTATGCTATCAGCTCCCAGTACCGATTGACCGTTCTCGAGCGCCTCGCCGAAGGGCCCGCGACGCCAACGCGTATCGCCTCCGACACGGACAGACACGTTGCGAACATCTCCCGGTCGATTCAGCGACTCAGAAAGCGTGGGCAAGTAGAACTTCTCGTCCCCGAAGACCGGAAGAAAGGCCGCGTGTACGGCCTCACGAAGGAAGGTGAGCAGTCGTGGGACGTCATCCAATCGCAGGACTTGGCGTGA
- a CDS encoding enoyl-CoA hydratase/isomerase family protein: protein MSTDVIDDAQWDTIETTHDGYVGRITLDRADAMNTFSTELATDLDDALRAFDELANVRAIVVEGAGRVFSAGIDLSEHADYETKAEYEAWVAVMEEPFVTLTEMRTPVIAAVHGHAAANGIGLVAACDLAVAAEGTKFGATAPKVGLFCMGPAVPLMSSLTRKRCLELLLTGDLIDSETALDWGLVNRVVPEGEHRDAAIDLASTIASKSPVAVQMGKEAFYEMTELEYDEALDYSNERFAELCTTADAHEGIEAFLGGEPLGADEWPVE from the coding sequence ATGTCGACCGACGTGATAGACGACGCACAGTGGGATACCATCGAGACGACTCACGACGGATACGTGGGTCGGATAACGCTCGATCGGGCCGACGCGATGAACACCTTCAGCACCGAACTCGCTACCGACCTCGACGACGCGTTACGGGCGTTCGACGAACTGGCGAACGTGCGGGCAATCGTGGTCGAAGGGGCGGGGCGAGTGTTCTCGGCCGGCATCGACCTCTCTGAACACGCGGATTACGAGACGAAAGCCGAGTACGAGGCGTGGGTTGCGGTGATGGAAGAACCGTTCGTGACGCTCACTGAGATGCGAACGCCGGTCATCGCCGCTGTTCACGGGCACGCGGCAGCGAATGGGATTGGACTCGTCGCTGCGTGCGACCTGGCCGTCGCCGCTGAAGGGACCAAATTCGGCGCGACGGCCCCCAAAGTCGGGTTGTTCTGCATGGGTCCTGCCGTCCCTCTGATGTCGTCACTCACGCGGAAACGCTGTCTCGAACTGCTTCTGACGGGCGACCTCATCGACTCGGAGACGGCCCTCGACTGGGGACTCGTCAACCGCGTCGTCCCCGAGGGTGAGCACCGAGATGCGGCGATAGACCTCGCATCGACCATCGCCTCGAAGAGTCCCGTGGCCGTGCAGATGGGGAAAGAGGCGTTCTACGAGATGACCGAACTCGAGTACGACGAGGCACTCGACTACTCGAACGAACGGTTCGCGGAACTCTGTACGACGGCGGACGCACACGAGGGTATCGAGGCGTTCCTCGGGGGCGAACCACTGGGTGCAGACGAGTGGCCTGTTGAGTGA